The genomic interval ATGGCTTCGTCCCAGTCGTCACCGCCGAGGTCGTTGTCCCCGTTGGTTGCGACGACCTCGTAGACGCCGCCGCCGAGGTCGAGCAACGAGACGTCGAACGTCCCGCCACCGAGGTCGTAGACGAGCACGGTCTGGTCGGACTCGTCGTCGAGGCCGTACGCCATCGACGCGGCCGTTGGCTCGTTGACGATGCGCTCGACTTCGAAGCCAGCGATTTCGCCGGCGTCTTTGGTCGCCTGTCGCTGACGGTCAGAGAAGTACGCAGGGACCGTGATGACGGCCTTTTCAACCTCGTCGCCGAGGTACTCTTCGGCGTCGCGTTTGATCTTCTGGAGGGTCATCGCCGAGATTTCCTCAGGCGTGTACTCCTCGCCGTCAATATCGACGGTGTAGTCGTCCTCGCCCATGTGGCGTTTGATCGACTGGATCGTCCGCTCTGGGTTCTGGACGGCCTGATTCTTTGCTGGTTTCCCAACGAGTCGTTCCTCGTCGTTGAACGCGACAATCGAGGGCGTCGTTCGGTCACCTTCAGCGTTGACGATGATTTCCGGATCGCCCCCTTCCATCACCGCGAACGCGCTGTTCGTCGTCCCGAGGTCGATACCGAGAATCTTGTTACTCGCCATTACGAGGCCATTGTGCGCACTTTGGTTTAAACGTTACTAGGCCGATCGACGGACCGAATAAAATTCGACCTCGAGACCGCATTCACGGCTCTCGACTCGAGTGAGACACGGGACGACTGGTCGCACAGGCCGATTTGGCCCTCCGGGACACATTCGACTGCCTCCGTGTCTGGCAGAACATTCGGTGGCGCTCGCTGCACTCGAGTTGTGGGAAAACAGATGAAATATGCAAACGGCTACGAATCAGACGTCGACGAATCAGTGTCTGCGTCGGCATCAGCGTCGGCCTGGTCAGTTTCAGCTGCTGATGTGTCATCATTGCCGGCGGGCGCTGTGTCGTTCTCTGTCTCGCCGTCTGCATCAGCAGTCCCATCACCAGCCGCCTCCGTATCAGCATCGGCATCGGCGTCATCTGCGCTCTCGGCCTCAGCCGCTGTATCGGCATCGGCGTCAGCTTCTGCAGATGCATCGTCGGCGTCTCCGTTCGCACCCGAGTCGTCTGTCTCGGGTTCAGTCGATTCCGCCTCGGTGTCATCTGCGTCGTCAATCGGTGCGTCACCGTCTGCAGACTCCGTATCAGCGTCGGCCGCGTCAGCCGTATCCGACTCAGAAGCAAGTTCGCCGTTCGAAACCGTCACCTGCGCGGTCTGGATGACCTTCTCGCCCATCTCGTAGCCGGACGTGTAGACATCTGCAATTGACCCTTCAGGCTGGTCGCTGTCGACTTTCATCATCACTTCGTGACGCTGTGGGTCGGTCTTGGTGCCCGGTTCGGGGTCGATCTCTGAGACGTTCTCATCCTCGAGCACGCGGTCGAACTCCCGCATGGTCATCTCGAGGCCATCACGAAGGCTCTCGACGTCGCTGCTTTCTTCCTCGAGTGCGCGTTTGAGGTTGTCGCGAACGTCGACGAGTCGGCCGACCAGGTCCTCCGTGGCGCGGTCTTTGATTTGGTCCTGGCGCTTTTTCGCGCGCTTTTTGTAGTTCTGGAAGTCTGCCTGTTTACGTTTGAGTCGACTCTTGAGGTCTTGGACCTGCTCTTGGTACTCCTCGAGTTGCTCGTCGCGCTCGGCGATGGCCTGCTCGCGGGCCTCGAGTTCGTCCTGTAGGTCGCCGATGGTCTCGGCCTGGGATTCGACGCGCTCGGTCAGATCCTCGAGTTCCTCGCGTTGGTGGGCAACCGTTCCCGAGAGCTCTCGCGTTTGGTCGACGATTGAGTTGACCTTGCGTGCGAGGTCGTCGTCGTATTCGGTGATCTGGTCGAGTACCTGCTGGACGTCTTCGCTGGTCTCGACGCCTGCGTTGACGGGTGACGCCGATGCGTCGTCCTCGGTGGTCACTCGAGCGTCCGATTCCGATTCTGTTTCGGCCGGGGCGTCCACAGGGACAGCGTCGGAGTCGGCAGTCTCCGTGCCGTCGCCGCTGCCGGTGCTGTCGTGGTCGTCTGCGGACGGGACACCCTGGCCGGACGAATCCGTGCCCTCGTCTTCACTCATATCCGGGTCAACGAACAGCGATAATAAAAGGGTTGAGGTCCGGCCGTCTGGCCCCCGATTGGCGACACTGCGTGGCAGACAGCGTTGGGAACCGATCCCGACAGTATATGTGCCCGCTGGCCCGAGAACGGGATAGTGACACCCGCTGGTGACTCGCCGCCCGAGTGTCGGTTCGAAGACGGCACCATCCATCTCGATGGCCTCGAGGAATCGCAGGTCCGGTCCCTGCGCGACTCTACCCCGCAACTCGAGTTACAGCCAGATTCGCGAACGGGTGGCTGGCGCGTACCGGCGTTTCGCTACGCAGCCATCCGAGCAGCGACTGCCGACCTGACCATTGCTGACACCGTTCTCGAGTGCGAGCCAGTTCCCGACCTGCAGTCGGCGTACGAACTCCGCGAGTATCAACACGAGGCGCTATCGGCATGGCTCGAGACGGATCGCTGGGCCGGCCACCAACTCGACATCGCGGGCCTCGAGCGTGCGCCTGCGGGCGTTCTCGAACTCCCGACAGGCAGCGGTAAGACCGTCATCGCGCTGAAAGCCATCGAACGCCTCGGTGTGCCGACGCTCGTCGTCGTCCCCACCATCGACCTCCTCGAGCAGTGGATCGACGAACTCGAGACCGAGTTCGACATCCCCATCGGGCGCTTTGGCGGTGGCGAACAGCGCCTCGAGCCGATTACGGTTTCAACCTATGACTCGGCGTATCTGAAAGCCGATTCCGTGGGCGACCGCTTTGGCTGCGTCGTCTTTGACGAGGTCCATCATCTGGGCGGCGAGGGCTACCGCGAGATTGCCCGCTTGCTCGCCGCGCCCGCGCGACTCGGCCTCACCGCGACGTTCGAGCGTCCCGACGGTGCACACGAGATTATTGAAGAAATCGTCGGCCCGCTGGTCCACCGCGTCAACGTCGACGATCTCGCTGGCGAGCATCTCGCCCCCTACGACGTGAAACGACTCGAGGTGGCCCTCACACCGGCCGAACGCGAGGAGTACGAGCGCGCACAGGAGACGTTCACTGACTACCTCGCCACGTCAAACATCCGAATGCAGAGCGGCTCGGACTATCAGGAACTCGTCAAACGCTCTGGATCGGATCCGAGAGCGCGCGAGGCCCTCCTTGCCCGCCAGCGCGCCCGCGAGATCGCTCGCGGCAGCGCGGCAAAAATCGATGCACTCGAGGGGGTGCTCGAGGACCACCGGGGCGAGCGCACACTCGTCTTTACGGCGTACAACGACCTCGCGTACGACGTCAGCGAGCGGTTTTTGATCCCGACAATCACGCATCAAACGGGTGCCACAGAGCGACGCGAGATTCTCGAGCGGTTTCGCGAGGGCACCTATAGCCGGATTGCGACCTCGAACGTGTTAGACGAGGGTGTTGACGTGCCCGACGCGTCGGTTGCCGTTGTCCTCTCGGGCAGCGGCAGCGAGCGAGAGTTTACCCAGCGGCTGGGGCGTATTTTGCGCCCGAAACACGACGGCAGCCGGGCGCTGCTGTACGAAATCGTGACCGCAGATACCTCAGAAGAGCGGGTTGCGGCCCGCAGACGGTAAAATTCGTTGTGAAATTAGACCGAGAAGTTGTTGTAGCCGCCGTCAATCGTGATGATCTCGCCAGTCGTAAAGGAGGCTGCGTCACTGGCCAGATACAGCGCCGCGCCGCTGATCTCGTTCGGCGTCGCCACGCGATCCATCGGCGTTCGTTCGTCGACGCCTTCGCGGAACTCCGAGCCGTCCTCGAGTTTCGGGCCGGCAAGTTCCGTTTTGACGAAGCCGGGCGAGATGGCGTTGACGCGAATGTCTGGGCCGAGATCGGCTGCCGTCGCTCGAGTCAGCCCGTTGAGGCCGGCCTTCGCGGAGACGTAGCCCGCGCGTGCCTCGCGGGACTGGTCTGCGGACATCGAGGAGATGTTGACGATACTTCCCTCGTCCATCGCGTTCCCGAAGACCTTGATCGCGCGGAAGACGCCCGAGAGACAGATGTCGATATCCTGGTCCCACTCGTCTTCGGTCATCTCAGTCACTGGCGCGGCCGCGACCGAGCCTGCAGAGTTGACGAGCACGTCGGGCGTGCCAAGGGCCGCTTCGACCTCGTCTTTGAGGGTCTCGAGCGACTCGAGGTCGCGGACGTTGCAGGTGACTTCGGTCGTCTCGGCACCGAGATCGCGCAGTTCGGCTGCCGCGTCGGCGACGCTCTCTTCGCTCCGGCTCGTCGCGACGACATCCGCGCCGTTGCGTGCGAACGCGCGGGCGATCTCGAGTCCGATACCGCTGGTGCCGCCGATCACGACGGCTGTCTTGTCTTCGACACTGATCGCTCCTGATTCCTCAGTCATGCATGGCTCTCTCGGGCATGGTGTGGTGATGGTTTCGATTTACTGCGACCATCCGCAGACGGCGTCGGTCGATTTTTGAACGCTGCCCGTCGAGTCCAACCCGAATGCTGACGAAGGATCTGCTGCGCGTCTCGAGAGCCGGCGGGGGCTACCACCCACAGTTTTCCGACCGCGCACACCGCCCACTCGCCGCGAAAGTGATCGGGACGTTCCAGGGTCACGTCGGCGAGTCTCGAGGCGATCTCGAGGAAGCCCTAA from Natronolimnobius sp. AArcel1 carries:
- the grpE gene encoding nucleotide exchange factor GrpE; translation: MSEDEGTDSSGQGVPSADDHDSTGSGDGTETADSDAVPVDAPAETESESDARVTTEDDASASPVNAGVETSEDVQQVLDQITEYDDDLARKVNSIVDQTRELSGTVAHQREELEDLTERVESQAETIGDLQDELEAREQAIAERDEQLEEYQEQVQDLKSRLKRKQADFQNYKKRAKKRQDQIKDRATEDLVGRLVDVRDNLKRALEEESSDVESLRDGLEMTMREFDRVLEDENVSEIDPEPGTKTDPQRHEVMMKVDSDQPEGSIADVYTSGYEMGEKVIQTAQVTVSNGELASESDTADAADADTESADGDAPIDDADDTEAESTEPETDDSGANGDADDASAEADADADTAAEAESADDADADADTEAAGDGTADADGETENDTAPAGNDDTSAAETDQADADADADTDSSTSDS
- a CDS encoding DEAD/DEAH box helicase family protein gives rise to the protein MTPAGDSPPECRFEDGTIHLDGLEESQVRSLRDSTPQLELQPDSRTGGWRVPAFRYAAIRAATADLTIADTVLECEPVPDLQSAYELREYQHEALSAWLETDRWAGHQLDIAGLERAPAGVLELPTGSGKTVIALKAIERLGVPTLVVVPTIDLLEQWIDELETEFDIPIGRFGGGEQRLEPITVSTYDSAYLKADSVGDRFGCVVFDEVHHLGGEGYREIARLLAAPARLGLTATFERPDGAHEIIEEIVGPLVHRVNVDDLAGEHLAPYDVKRLEVALTPAEREEYERAQETFTDYLATSNIRMQSGSDYQELVKRSGSDPRAREALLARQRAREIARGSAAKIDALEGVLEDHRGERTLVFTAYNDLAYDVSERFLIPTITHQTGATERREILERFREGTYSRIATSNVLDEGVDVPDASVAVVLSGSGSEREFTQRLGRILRPKHDGSRALLYEIVTADTSEERVAARRR
- a CDS encoding SDR family NAD(P)-dependent oxidoreductase, giving the protein MTEESGAISVEDKTAVVIGGTSGIGLEIARAFARNGADVVATSRSEESVADAAAELRDLGAETTEVTCNVRDLESLETLKDEVEAALGTPDVLVNSAGSVAAAPVTEMTEDEWDQDIDICLSGVFRAIKVFGNAMDEGSIVNISSMSADQSREARAGYVSAKAGLNGLTRATAADLGPDIRVNAISPGFVKTELAGPKLEDGSEFREGVDERTPMDRVATPNEISGAALYLASDAASFTTGEIITIDGGYNNFSV